A single window of Desulfovibrio sp. G11 DNA harbors:
- a CDS encoding exonuclease SbcCD subunit D C-terminal domain-containing protein, whose amino-acid sequence MRVLHTSDWHIGRTLYGRKRYEEFEAFLTWLAETIQQNEIDVLLVAGDVFDTSAPSNRAQELYYRFLCRVAASSCRHVVVVAGNHDSPSFLNAPKELLKALDVHVVGNSTASPEDEVLVLCNEQDAPELIVCAVPYLRDRDIRVAEAGESVEDKERKLIEGIHTHYAAVAALAEQKREELGADIPIVGTGHLFTAGGQTVDGDGVRELYVGSLAHVTAGIFPACFNYLALGHLHVPQKVNGSETIRYSGSPLPMGFGEAKQQKSVCQVEFHSTAASVQLIDVPIFQKLERVKGDWDGISNRILELSAMDSQGWLEVIYDGTEVIGDLRERLEAAISGTQMEILRIKNNRIIDRVLGQIHEEETLDDLNVNDVFERCLAVHDVPEEQRPELLRAYQETVSSLYEDDVQAE is encoded by the coding sequence ATGAGAGTTCTCCATACATCCGACTGGCATATCGGCCGCACCCTTTACGGCAGAAAACGCTACGAGGAATTCGAGGCTTTTCTGACATGGCTGGCGGAGACCATTCAGCAGAATGAAATTGATGTCTTGTTGGTGGCGGGTGATGTATTTGACACCAGCGCCCCGAGCAACCGCGCCCAGGAGCTCTATTACCGGTTCCTGTGCCGGGTGGCCGCCTCATCCTGTCGGCATGTTGTCGTCGTCGCGGGCAACCACGATTCCCCATCCTTCCTCAATGCTCCCAAGGAGCTGCTCAAGGCCCTTGATGTCCACGTGGTCGGTAATAGCACCGCATCCCCGGAAGATGAAGTGCTGGTGCTCTGTAATGAGCAGGACGCTCCGGAATTGATTGTTTGCGCCGTGCCCTACCTTCGCGACAGGGATATCCGAGTGGCGGAAGCGGGTGAAAGCGTCGAGGACAAGGAGCGGAAACTGATCGAAGGCATTCACACCCATTACGCCGCCGTCGCGGCTTTGGCCGAACAGAAGCGTGAAGAACTCGGGGCAGATATTCCCATCGTTGGCACGGGGCATCTGTTCACCGCAGGCGGACAAACCGTCGATGGTGATGGCGTGCGCGAACTCTATGTCGGCTCCTTGGCTCACGTGACTGCCGGGATTTTTCCTGCCTGCTTCAACTATCTGGCGCTGGGGCACCTCCACGTCCCCCAAAAGGTGAACGGCTCCGAAACCATTCGGTACAGCGGCTCTCCTCTGCCCATGGGGTTCGGAGAGGCAAAACAGCAGAAGAGCGTTTGCCAGGTTGAGTTCCACAGCACGGCTGCATCCGTACAGCTGATCGATGTGCCAATTTTTCAGAAACTTGAGCGCGTCAAAGGAGACTGGGACGGCATCTCAAACCGCATTCTTGAATTGTCGGCGATGGACTCCCAAGGCTGGCTCGAAGTCATTTACGACGGTACTGAGGTTATCGGCGACCTGCGTGAACGCCTGGAGGCTGCGATTTCCGGCACCCAGATGGAAATTCTCCGCATAAAGAACAACCGCATCATCGACCGCGTGCTGGGACAAATCCATGAAGAGGAAACACTCGACGATTTGAACGTGAACGACGTGTTCGAACGATGCCTCGCCGTCCATGACGTGCCCGAAGAGCAGCGGCCAGAGCTGCTTCGGGCCTACCAGGAAACGGTCTCGTCTCTCTATGAAGACGATGTGCAGGCGGAATAG
- the brxL gene encoding BREX system Lon protease-like protein BrxL has translation MNELDQKINTHFPGLVVRKDLVKTVKGNAIVPSYVLEYLLGQYCATSDEPTIQTGIETVKEILAKHYVHRNEAGLVRSNIKEKGRYKVIDKISVDLNDKKDVYEAQFSNLGLKEVLVDSGTVKKHPKLLVGGVWCIADLEYEFTEDKSASPWILSTLKPIQLSHFDFDGYVEARKQFTTDEWIDLLVQSIGFNPEMFGKRSKLTQLVRLIPFCERNYNLIELGPKGTGKSHIYSEFSPHGILISGGEVTVPKLFVNNSSGKIGLVGYWDCVAFDEFAGKQKRVDKALVDIMKNYMANKSFSRGVETLGAEASMVFVGNTQHTVPYMLKHSDLFCELPDKFYDSAFLDRVHFYIPGWEVDIIRGEMFSSGYGFVVDYLAEILRSLRNHDYSDRYKEHFSLSSDISTRDRDGINKTFSGLMKILFPHGGSTKEEVEELLRFAIEGRKRVKDQLMRIDSTYGNVRFTYQDTAGMGKPVTTLEEDEYPGYYHKTIAEGEDGEILEVAQSDSPQGPSEPLAPAEPVLREKHLTFQENQKGLSFDTLLGPYLKGATAITVTDPYIRLFYQVRNFMEFLETVVKHKAPDEEVSVHLVTTEDEFKGEQQKDNFEKMKESAGSVGVNFTWEFDGTGTIHARHIVTDHGWKISLDRGLDIFQHYEMNDAFTFANRLQQYRPCKAFEVTFIKHKREAEGE, from the coding sequence GGGCCAGTATTGCGCCACCAGCGACGAGCCGACCATCCAGACCGGTATCGAGACGGTCAAGGAGATCCTTGCCAAGCATTATGTTCACCGGAATGAAGCCGGATTGGTCCGCTCGAACATCAAGGAAAAGGGGCGCTACAAGGTCATCGACAAAATCAGCGTTGACCTGAACGATAAGAAGGATGTCTACGAGGCGCAGTTTTCCAACTTAGGGCTGAAGGAGGTTCTAGTTGATTCCGGAACGGTGAAAAAGCACCCCAAGCTTCTAGTTGGCGGCGTGTGGTGCATTGCGGATCTGGAATATGAGTTCACCGAAGACAAAAGCGCCAGCCCCTGGATCTTGTCGACCCTCAAGCCCATCCAGCTCTCCCATTTCGATTTCGACGGCTATGTTGAGGCCCGCAAACAGTTCACCACCGACGAGTGGATCGACCTGCTGGTGCAAAGCATCGGCTTCAACCCGGAGATGTTCGGCAAACGCAGCAAGCTGACCCAACTGGTCCGCCTGATCCCGTTTTGCGAACGTAACTACAACCTGATTGAACTTGGCCCCAAGGGGACCGGCAAATCCCACATCTACTCGGAGTTCTCGCCCCACGGCATCCTGATCTCCGGCGGCGAGGTCACGGTTCCCAAGCTGTTCGTAAACAACTCTTCCGGAAAGATCGGTCTGGTCGGTTACTGGGACTGCGTTGCCTTCGATGAGTTTGCCGGAAAGCAAAAGCGCGTCGACAAGGCCCTGGTTGATATCATGAAAAACTACATGGCCAACAAGTCCTTCTCGCGAGGCGTCGAGACGCTGGGCGCGGAGGCCTCCATGGTGTTCGTGGGCAATACCCAGCACACCGTGCCCTACATGCTCAAGCACTCCGACCTGTTTTGCGAACTGCCCGACAAGTTCTACGACTCCGCGTTTCTGGACCGCGTCCATTTCTACATCCCCGGCTGGGAGGTCGACATCATCCGGGGCGAGATGTTCTCCAGCGGTTACGGTTTCGTGGTGGACTACCTGGCCGAGATCCTTCGCTCGCTGCGCAATCACGATTACTCGGACCGCTACAAGGAGCACTTCTCCCTCTCCTCCGATATCTCGACGCGGGACCGCGATGGTATCAACAAGACGTTCTCCGGCCTGATGAAAATCCTTTTCCCGCACGGTGGGTCAACCAAGGAAGAGGTCGAGGAGCTGCTGCGGTTCGCGATTGAGGGGCGCAAGCGCGTCAAAGATCAGCTGATGCGCATCGACTCCACCTACGGCAACGTCCGCTTTACCTATCAAGACACCGCAGGCATGGGCAAGCCTGTCACCACGCTCGAAGAAGATGAATATCCCGGCTACTACCACAAAACCATCGCCGAGGGTGAAGACGGGGAAATCTTGGAAGTTGCTCAATCGGACTCGCCCCAAGGTCCATCCGAGCCCCTAGCTCCGGCCGAGCCCGTCCTCAGGGAAAAGCACCTCACATTCCAGGAGAACCAGAAGGGCCTCTCCTTCGATACGTTGCTCGGCCCCTACCTCAAGGGCGCGACCGCGATCACGGTCACCGATCCGTACATCCGCTTGTTCTACCAGGTGCGCAACTTCATGGAATTTTTGGAGACCGTGGTCAAACACAAGGCCCCGGATGAGGAAGTGTCCGTGCATCTGGTGACCACGGAAGACGAGTTCAAAGGCGAACAGCAGAAGGACAACTTCGAGAAGATGAAGGAGTCCGCAGGCAGCGTGGGCGTGAACTTTACCTGGGAGTTCGACGGCACCGGCACGATTCACGCCCGCCACATCGTGACCGACCACGGCTGGAAAATATCCCTGGATCGCGGCCTCGACATCTTCCAGCACTACGAGATGAACGATGCCTTCACCTTCGCCAATCGCCTGCAGCAATACCGCCCATGCAAGGCGTTCGAGGTGACGTTCATTAAACATAAGCGGGAAGCTGAGGGGGAATAA
- a CDS encoding AAA family ATPase produces the protein MSGISASLTKWFSERPQWLQIAATRLLQQSELTDTDVSELANLCQQEADGKLPKTTCSFPATAFSQGTAGSLRLCSISEVEGVNALAPKKPLEFGKGNITIVYGNNGSGKSGYVRLLKHVCGARETGTLHRNVYKPGSAAQKACISFEQDGVPKTHTWSGQGICDDLNSVDIFDTSFGKVFVSSEDEVSYEPPVLSFFSSLILACEKVASALDSEASRHQSKKPNIPADKKVTPEGIWYEAISAKTSTQDIDKHCAFGCADETEMQTLQQRLAEQAPAEKAKQLRKQKQHIDTLVQDAQKYLEQLSDENYRRIIAAKKKSILKKTAADTAAQKVFSGSELEGIGSDVWKELWEAARDYSVSAAYKEAEYPNVSDGSRCVLCHQTLTQEAKERLISFENFVKGEMQKAASDAAKEYETASQSIEALPTSETLKTRIDAAGIPQDEVASQVMDFFAQLQARKDLLPGIDSEEAIPDPLLSPKWIEEANAQSKSLGELAAKYDEDAKSDNREEIKKKLNSLQARKWLSEHRAAIDEEVTRLKLLNQIQEAKKSTTTKALSQKKGELAEALITDAFVQRFNAELKALGASQVKVELVKSKVSKGRVLHKLQLRGASQNGLADVLSEGENRIVSIAAFLADVTGKSNQAPFIFDDPISSLDQSYEEAVVQRLIELSQDKQVIVFTHRLSLLGTVRHFAEKKTIKPDVVSIRSADWGTGEPAPIPLSQSDIKSALNTLMNQRYQDAKKASENGEFEHAEILLKSICSDFRTLVERSIENDLLCGVVQRFQRPVHTLKLKELAKLKDADCNLLDSLMTKYSGFEHSQPTESPVELPKPDDLLADMTSLKNWREEYAKCPASAVAG, from the coding sequence ATGAGCGGGATATCGGCATCACTGACCAAATGGTTTTCAGAGCGCCCCCAGTGGCTCCAGATTGCGGCTACTCGGCTACTTCAGCAGTCAGAGCTTACTGACACGGACGTCTCTGAGCTCGCAAACCTTTGCCAGCAGGAAGCCGACGGTAAGCTGCCCAAAACGACCTGTTCCTTTCCTGCTACCGCGTTCTCCCAGGGCACAGCAGGCTCCCTGCGTTTGTGTTCAATCAGTGAAGTCGAAGGAGTAAACGCCCTTGCTCCGAAAAAGCCACTTGAGTTTGGTAAGGGCAATATCACGATTGTTTATGGCAACAACGGGTCAGGCAAGTCCGGTTACGTCAGACTCCTCAAACATGTATGCGGAGCCCGCGAGACGGGTACCCTCCACCGCAATGTCTACAAGCCCGGCTCTGCCGCACAGAAAGCCTGCATTTCGTTTGAGCAGGACGGCGTACCGAAGACCCATACCTGGTCTGGGCAAGGTATCTGCGATGACCTCAACAGCGTTGATATTTTCGACACCTCTTTTGGCAAGGTGTTTGTCAGCAGCGAAGACGAGGTGAGCTACGAGCCGCCGGTTCTATCGTTCTTCAGCTCGCTCATCCTCGCATGCGAAAAGGTCGCATCGGCTCTGGACAGCGAGGCCAGCCGGCACCAGTCCAAAAAGCCGAATATCCCGGCTGACAAGAAGGTAACTCCTGAAGGCATCTGGTACGAAGCCATCAGCGCCAAGACCAGCACCCAGGACATCGACAAGCATTGCGCATTTGGCTGTGCTGACGAAACCGAGATGCAAACGCTGCAGCAGCGTCTTGCCGAACAGGCACCGGCGGAAAAAGCGAAGCAGCTAAGAAAGCAGAAACAGCATATCGACACTCTGGTCCAGGATGCCCAAAAGTATCTGGAACAATTATCGGACGAGAATTACCGACGAATCATCGCTGCCAAGAAAAAGTCGATCCTTAAAAAGACTGCGGCAGATACGGCGGCGCAAAAGGTGTTCTCCGGCAGCGAGCTGGAAGGCATCGGCTCTGATGTCTGGAAAGAGCTTTGGGAAGCGGCCCGGGACTACTCCGTATCGGCTGCCTACAAAGAAGCTGAGTACCCGAACGTTTCCGATGGTTCCCGTTGTGTCCTGTGCCACCAGACCTTGACCCAAGAGGCCAAGGAACGGTTGATCTCCTTCGAAAATTTCGTGAAGGGTGAAATGCAGAAAGCCGCATCGGATGCGGCCAAGGAATACGAGACCGCCAGTCAATCTATCGAGGCGCTACCGACATCGGAGACGCTGAAAACACGTATCGATGCGGCTGGCATTCCACAGGATGAAGTCGCGAGCCAGGTGATGGATTTCTTTGCTCAATTGCAGGCCAGGAAAGACCTGCTCCCTGGGATCGATTCCGAAGAAGCCATTCCCGACCCACTACTCTCACCGAAATGGATCGAAGAAGCCAACGCCCAGTCGAAAAGCCTCGGTGAACTCGCGGCAAAATATGACGAAGACGCCAAAAGCGACAATCGTGAGGAGATCAAGAAGAAGCTAAACAGCCTGCAGGCCAGAAAGTGGTTGTCTGAACACCGCGCCGCCATTGATGAAGAAGTCACCCGATTGAAGCTGCTAAACCAGATTCAGGAAGCCAAGAAGTCGACCACCACCAAAGCCCTATCCCAGAAGAAAGGGGAGCTGGCAGAAGCCTTGATCACGGATGCGTTCGTGCAAAGGTTCAATGCGGAGCTCAAGGCCCTGGGCGCGTCTCAGGTTAAAGTCGAGCTCGTGAAGTCAAAAGTCTCCAAGGGCCGCGTCCTTCATAAGCTCCAGCTTCGAGGGGCCTCTCAGAATGGGCTCGCCGATGTGCTGAGCGAGGGAGAAAATCGGATCGTTTCCATTGCGGCATTTTTGGCCGACGTCACCGGCAAGAGCAACCAGGCCCCGTTTATCTTTGACGATCCAATATCCTCGCTGGACCAAAGCTATGAGGAGGCCGTGGTTCAAAGACTGATCGAGCTGTCTCAGGACAAGCAGGTCATTGTCTTTACTCACCGCCTGTCCTTGCTGGGAACGGTCCGGCATTTTGCCGAGAAAAAGACCATCAAGCCCGATGTGGTGAGCATTCGCTCTGCGGACTGGGGGACCGGAGAGCCAGCTCCCATTCCACTTTCACAGAGTGACATCAAATCCGCCCTGAACACACTCATGAATCAGCGGTATCAGGATGCAAAGAAGGCAAGTGAAAACGGCGAGTTTGAACATGCCGAAATCTTGCTGAAATCGATATGCAGCGACTTCAGGACATTGGTGGAGCGCTCTATTGAAAATGATCTGCTGTGCGGGGTGGTTCAAAGATTCCAACGACCGGTCCATACGTTGAAGCTCAAGGAGCTGGCCAAATTGAAGGACGCGGATTGCAATCTCCTTGATTCGCTTATGACTAAATACTCCGGATTTGAACACTCGCAGCCAACAGAATCACCTGTGGAGCTGCCGAAGCCAGACGATCTTTTGGCCGACATGACTTCATTGAAAAACTGGCGTGAAGAATACGCGAAGTGCCCCGCCTCTGCGGTGGCTGGGTAG